A DNA window from Brassica napus cultivar Da-Ae chromosome C1, Da-Ae, whole genome shotgun sequence contains the following coding sequences:
- the LOC111212738 gene encoding uncharacterized protein LOC111212738 — translation MASASSLLRWNPPFTHTRRRQNRTTLFCSKPPQGESILFRFQIAVKYKQSDSGPCQNPFDRIKKTLDSLKKPAVAAVLLGLLLFYDPNSALAASGGRIGGNSFSSRRSSSSSSSSYSVPRTFDQSSSTRYSAPYYGPSPFSGGLYVGPAVGFGFGGGFSSFSPILVGLAAFIVVSGFLSDRRSQGSTLTATQKTSVIKLQVGLLGLGRTLQQDFNRLAENADTSTSEGLAYVLTEATLALLRHPDYCISCYSSVDVRRSIEDGEKRFNQLSIEERGKFDEETLVNVNSIKRQSSKIRTASGFSNEYIVVTILVAAEGTHKLQPINGTADMKEALQKIGSIPRNKIMAVEVLWTPQNEKDTLSERKLLEDYPLLRPL, via the exons ATGGCGTCTGCCTCTTCCTTGCTTAGATGGAATCCGCCTTTCACACACACGCGACGGCGTCAGAATCGCACGACTCTTTTCTGCTCAAAACCACCACAAGGCGAATCAATTTTGTTCCGTTTCCAAATCGCCGTCAAATACAAACAATCCGATTCGGGTCCTTGTCAGAATCCGTTTGACCGGATCAAGAAAACGTTAGATTCTCTGAAGAAACCCGCTGTAGCGGCGGTTTTGCTGGGGCTGCTTTTGTTTTATGATCCTAATTCGGCCTTGGCTGCGTCCGGTGGAAGAATCGGCGGTAACTCCTTCTCGTCAcgaagaagttcttcttcttcttcttcttcttattctgtGCCGAGAACATTCGATCAGAGTAGTAGTACGAGGTACTCGGCTCCGTACTATGGACCGTCTCCGTTCAGTGGAGGTCTCTATGTTGGCCCTGCGGTTGGATTTGGATTCGGAGGTGGGTTTTCGAGCTTCTCTCCGATTCTGGTTGGTCTTGCAGCCTTTATTGTGGTTTCTGGATTCCTGTCAGACCGCCGTTCACAGGGTTCCACTTTAACCGCTACTCAGAAAACTAGCGTCATTAAACTACAG GTGGGGTTGCTTGGTTTGGGGAGGACCCTACAACAAGATTTCAATCGTCTTGCTGAAAATGCTGATACTTCCACATCGGAGGGTCTCGCCTATGTTTTAACCG AGGCAACATTAGCTTTGCTGAGGCACCCGGACTATTGCATCTCTTGTTATTCATCA GTTGATGTGAGACGGAGTATAGAAGACGGAGAGAAACGATTTAATCAACTCTCCATTGAAGAACGGGGGAAATTCGATGAGGAGACGCTTGTTAACGTGAACAGCATTAAGAGACAAAGCTCAAAGATTCGGACAGCTAGCGGTTTCAGCAATGAATATATTGTG GTAACCATCTTGGTGGCTGCAGAGGGTACACATAAACTCCAGCCAATAAATGGAACTGCGGATATGAAGGAAGCCTTACAGAAAATTGGGTCGATACCTAGAAACAAAATAATG GCAGTAGAAGTACTGTGGACACCGCAGAATGAGAAGGACACTTTGTCAGAAAGGAAGCTACTTGAAGATTACCCACTCTTGAGGCCTTTGTAA
- the LOC111212739 gene encoding uncharacterized protein LOC111212739, whose product MISVVIMAELLVEYTTALAKLTVGILPRREGDGNFIRIGNFSLYCHPRSSPVPDFSAHLVDF is encoded by the coding sequence ATGATCTCCGTCGTAATCATGGCTGAGCTTCTGGTTGAGTACACGACAGCTCTCGCTAAACTCACCGTCGGGATTCTTCCGAGGCGAGAAGGCGACGGAAACTTTATACGGATAGGCAACTTCTCCTTGTATTGTCATCCTAGATCGTCGCCAGTTCCAGACTTCTCTGCGCATCTTGTCGATTTCTGA